Within Effusibacillus lacus, the genomic segment GCCATTCCCTGACAGATTGGAGATACCCGTCATCCCGTACACCCGGCATCATATGGTGCGCGGGACCATAGTACATATGACCGTGATGATGCATGGGACTGTGATGATACGGCATGCCATGAGGATACATCGGATACGGGTACAGATTGCCGCATTCATCCATCAGAAACGGATAGGTTCCCGGCGGGCAAGGATTGTAGTATACGGGAGGACAAGGGACCTTCATGCAAGGCTTGGTCATGACCGGCTTTTCCATGGGTTTCATTTTGGGTTTGGGTGGTTGTTTGATTTCCACCTTGACAGGCGGTTGCATGAAATATTGCGGATGGTACTCCAGCATCATCAAATGATAGTGGTAATCGGGGCCCTCGACCGGAATCGGTGCAGGTGCCGGTTGGGGTATGGGGGCTGTCACGATCGGCTTGACTTCGGTCATTTTGGCTTTTGGCATCGTCATCATTTCTTTGGTGTGCATGCCCGGTCCCATTAGAACGCTGTCCATGCCGTGAACCGGAATATTGATCACTTGCCCGGGCATAATCATGTCCGGATTTGCAATTTGGGGGTTGGCGGCAATAATGCTTGCCAAGGAATGCCCTGTTTTCTTGGCAATCTTCCATAACGTATCTCCGCTTTGCACCACATATTTCTCCACATTCATTCCCTCCGGCGTTGGAATATCGCTTGTAACTATCCCTTCAGTCGCAACAGGCACGTTGACTTTCATTCCCACATCGATCTTGTCAGGATCGGCAATTTGCGGATTGGCGGCAATCACTTGTGCCAACGGAACGCCGTACATTTTCGCAATTTTCCAAAGAGTGTCACCCTTCTGGACATTGTGTACCTTCAATCCATTCGTCCTCCTCTGGTTGAATGTCACTTGCAGTATATGCGCCCTAAGGACATTTGCCATGAATAAGGCAAAAATAGGCACTCAACCAAATTCTGAGCTATAATGAATAAAAATGACTCCGGGTGATCTCAATGAATTTTATCGCTGTCGCGGCCGGCGGCGCTGTCGGATCGCTTGCCCGTTACGTCCTTGCGCTGGTATTTCCTATAGACAACGTCCCATTGTTTCCTTGGCCGACTTTTCTCGCGAATGTCATCGGCTGTTTTTTGATAGGTCTACTCTTCCAAGCAACCGGAGAAAGACTAACGGACCATCACCTCCGGTTAGGCCTCGGCACAGGCCTGCTCGGCGGTTTCACCACTTTCTCCACCTTTTCTCTGGAATTGATTCAGATGGTCCGGGCGGGGCAAGTCCTGCTTGCGCTCTCCTACTGCTTTGCCAGCTTGGCAGTCAGTCTGGCAGCTTGTTATTGGGGAATTAGAGCCATACGAACATTTCAAGCAAAATTTCGGACAAAGACAGGTGATGCTGCATGACTTGGATATTGGTTGCGGCAGGAGGAGCGCTTGGGGCTGTTGCCCGCTGGCAGATCGGCCAACGGCTTGTCAAACTGTTTCCCTTGCGTTGGCCGGTCGGCACCTTTGCGGTAAACTTCTTTGGATCGTTCTTGCTTGGCTGGCTTTCCGTCACCCGATTGAGCCATCTCCAATGGGAATTCTTGGCCATTGGTGTTCTGGGCGCCTTCACGACTTTTTCCTCTTTCAGTTATGAAGCGGTATCCATGTGGCTTAAACAGGACCGGATACAAACCTTGTGGTATATTTTGTTGACCTTGTTGACCAGTATTGCTGCCTGTTGGGCAGGGACCCTGGCAGGTTGAACAAGACACCGGTCAGCAGTTCGTCAAGACGAAAAAAGGACCGGTTTCCACCGATCCCTTTTTCTAGATCAGAATATGTTTCTGCAATTAGAATGCAGGTACAACCGCACCTTGATACTTGTCTTCAATGAACTTCTTCACTTCCGGTGTGTTCAACGCTTTGGCCAATTTCTGGATCGCTTCCGAATCTTTGTTGTCAGGACGTGCAACCAGGATGTTCACGTACGGCGATTCCTTGTCTTCAATTGCCAGAGCGTCTTTGGTCGGAACCAGCTTGGCTTGCAGGGCAAAGTTTGTGTTGATCAATGCCAGATCGACTTCACCGAGTACACGCGGGAGCATCGCGGCCTCCACTTCTTTAATCTTCAGGTTTTTCTTGTTTTCCACGATGTCTTTCACAGTTCCTTTGATACCTACGCCATCTTTCAGTTTGATCAGATTGTTTTTTGCAAGCAAGGCAAGCGCGCGTCCACCGTTTGTCGGATCGTTGGGAATTGCAACTGTCGCGCCATCTTTCAACTCCTCAAGTTTCTTGATCTTCTGGGAGTAGATGCCAAACGGTTCAATATGAACCCCGGTTACCTTGACCAGGTTCATTTTGCGATCCTTATTCTCTTGTTCGAGGTACGGAACGTGCTGGAAGAAGTTTGCATCCAATTGCTTTTCAAATACCTGTATGTTCGGCTGAACATAGTCATTGAACTCTTTCACTTCGAGGGTAACCCCTTGCTCTTTCAGCTTGGGTGCAACAAACTTCAGGATTTCTGCGTGCGGAACTGCGGTTGCCCCGACTTTCAGGGTTACTTCCTTCTTATCGCCGCCAGCAGCCGGTGCCGGAGTCTCTGCGTTTTCTTTCTTGCCGCATGCGGACAGCGAGAACGCAAGTGTAAGGGAGAGTAGTGGTACAAGCCATTTTTTCATAGTTTAAAATTCCCCTTTCCGTGTTTGATGCTTTCATTTTTGTTTATATGAATCCCCGCGAACATTCCCAAAATCGGGGACACCCGCGAGTACATCATATATACCGTCTGGAATTATTTCCGGCTGAAACGGAGAACCAGCCAATCGCCGATGGACTGCAGAATTTGCACCAGGACGATCAGTATGGCGACCGTTACCAACATGACATCTGTTTGAAAGCGCTGATAGCCATACCGTATGGCCAGATCCCCCAAACCGCCCCCGCCGATAACGCCTGACATTGCGGTATATGACACCAATGCCACAGTCGTAATTGTAATGCCGGCGATCAGTCCGGGACGGGATTCAGGCAGCAGAACCCTTGAAATGATTTGCCAGTGGGTTGCCCCCATCGATTGGGCTGCTTCGATGACTCCCTTGTCCACTTCCCGCAAAGAAGTTTCCACAAGCCTTGCGAAAAATGGGGCCGCGCCAATCACAAGCGGTGGAATCGAACCCTGGATCCCGAGGGATGTCCCGACAATCAGCTTGGTAAAAGGAATCAACAGAATCATCAGAATGATAAACGGTACGGACCGCAGGATATTGACCACAAAGGAAGCGGTTGCGTAGAACAGCCGGTTTTCCAATAACTGTCCTTTGGAAGTCAGGAACAACAACACTCCCACCGGAAGACCGATGATAACGGTAAACAATGCGGACAGGCCCAGCATAATGAGCGTGTCTATCGTCGCCATTCCAATTTCCGCCCATTCGAGGTTCACAAAGCTGATTTCCAATTCAGATCACCTCCACTTCGAGTCCACGGTTCCGAAGCGCAGTCACCGTGTTCACAATCTGCTCTTTCTTGCCGTCCAGTTCAACCACCAGCTGTCCGTAAGGTGTGTCTTTCATGCGGGAAATGGTGCCCTGCAGGATATTGAAAGAAGCCCCGGTTTCCATCATGGTTTCGAACAAGACCGGTTGATAAGTTTGTTCCCCAAGGAACGTGATCCGAACAATCGTCCGGTCTCCAACCGCTTTCTCGTGGGCCACCGTTTCCTGCAATTCCATCGAATCGGCCACTTGCTCCACAAATTCCTTTGTGGTGGGGTGCTGAGGCCTTAAGAACACATCTGCCACAGGTCCGGTCTCGACTATTTGTCCCCCGTCAATGACAGCCACCCGGTCGCAAATAGAACGGATCACATGCATTTCATGCGTGATCAGCACGATTGTGATGCCCAACTGGCGATTTATGTCCCGCAGCAAGGCCAGAATCGAATTGGTAGTTTGCGGATCCAGCGCTGACGTAGCTTCATCGCAAAGCAGCACGGCAGGATCATTGGCCAGTGCCCTGGCAATGCCCACCCGCTGCTTCTGACCGCCTGACAGTTGGGCTGGATACTTGTCCCGATGCTGCTCCAATCCTACAAGCTTTAACAGTTCCGCTACCTTGCGCTCAATATCCGCTTTTGGACGTCTGGCCAATTGCAGAGGGAACGCAATGTTTTCACCCACCGTGGCGGAAGACAGCAAATTGAAATGTTGGAAGATCATTCCGATTCTCCGGCGTTTCTCCTGCAGTTCCCTGGCAGTAAGCGATGTAAGGTCAACTCCATCCACAATCACCCGCCCGGAAGTAGGTTGTTCCAACAGATTCATGCAGCGGATCAGCGTACTTTTACCGGCACCGGAATGACCGATGACCCCGAATATTTCTCCTTTCCCAATCGACAGGTGAATGCCGCTCAGCGCGGGTACCTCCGATTTTCCGACGATATAGTGTTTATGCAAATCCTGTAATTGGATCATACGTAACACCCCCATTTCCGCTCTGAAGTTTGCCGTCATAGAAAAAACCCTTTTTCTACAGACTGAAAAAGGGCTTTCATTTCGAATGTCCCTTCTCATCTGTCAGGTATTCGGATACCTGAAGGAATTGGCACCATGCCGCCCGTCTAAAGCGATTGCTTCAGACGAACCGGTTGCCGGGCTTCATTGGGCCTGTCCCTCCGCCTCTCTGGATAAGAAGAATTACCGTTTATATGAATTATGAATATTTTATACTAAAAAGACAAATCTCAGTATACCTATTTCATGTCAGTTAGTCAATAAAAAATCCTGCATTAAAAGCAGGTCATGTCCGGCAATTAGGTTTTTCATCGGAGTTCATGTTCTTTTGGTTCCGGCTTCGAATTTGAAGCTGGTAGAGTTTCGACATCAGTTCCCGTTGCTCCCTGTCAGTGAAAAAGACGAACTTGACACCATATTGGAATTGATCGGATGTCGATTTTTTCCATACCAGTTGGCCATAAACCTGTAACTGTTGTTCAGGTAAGTTCACATCAAATTTCCAGATCAATTCTTCACTGACAGGAATGTCACGTTCCGAAACAAAACAGAGTCCTCCTCCGGAGATGTTTCTCAATACGACTTCAAACTGTTTTCCGATAGGCATATACCGGTTGCCAAGCTTTCTTAGTTGAAGCGAACAAAAGGCGTTCAGTGGAATCCTGTAATGCTCCCTCCGCTGCATGCTGATTTCCAGCCTTTACTTTGAGATTAAAGGAGACAGTTTTAAGTTATCAAAATTTTCTTCCGGTCTCCAGTTACTCAAGTCCTATTTTAATGACCCCATTTTGGTAGAGAAAAAGCGTTGCCCGTAGGCAACGCCCAAGATCAGGACGGAATTCTGCAGCCAATCGCCTGTACGATCAGGTCTCCCATCTCAGATGTTGATACTTTGGTGTCTTGGGGACCGGCCAGATCAGCAGTCCGAGCACCCTTTGCGAGAACCTCTTGAACCGACTGTTCAATTATGGCAGCTTCCTGTTCCCACCCGAAGGAATGGCGGAGCATCATTGCCGCTGACAGAATGATTCCCAAGGGATTGGCGATCCCCTTCCCTGCAATGTCCGGTGCTGAACCGTGAATCGGTTCATACAGACCGACTTGTGCCCCAAGGCTGGCAGAGGGCAGCATGCCGATCGATCCTGTCAGCATGGCCGCTTCATCCGACAAGATGTCTCCAAACATGTTCTCGGTAACCAATACGTCAAACTGGCGCGGATTGCGGATCAACTGCATGGCACAATTGTCCACCAGGATATGCTCACACTGTACATCCGGGTAATCTTTGGCAACCTGGTTCACCGTTTCCCGCCAGAGCCGGGATGATTCCAACACGTTGGCTTTATCGACCGAATGCAGAAGCTTTTTTCTGTTTCTGGCAATAACAAATGCCATTCGTACAATCCGTTCAATTTCTTCTGTTGTATAAACCAGAGTATCAGTTGCCTGTTCCCCGCTGACGTGCGGCTTCCTCGACTTGTCTCCAAAATAGATGCCGCCTGTCAACTCACGAACAATCAGCAGGTCCACTTCTGCCAGAACTTCCTCCTTCAAGGTGGAAGCGTGCAGCAGCGGTTCATATGCCTTCACGGGCCGCAGGTTTGCAAAGACCCCTAACTCTTTGCGCATTCTCAGCAAACCGGCCTCAGGACGCAGATTCCCCGGATTCTGATCCCACTTTGGACCGCCTACGGCAGCCAGCAGCACTGCGTCAGATTCTTTCAAACCTTGCAGGGTTTGAGGCGGCAGGGGGTCTCCAAACTCATCAATCGCTGTTCCCCCGATGGGCAGGGATTGAAAAGTAAACTCCCTGGAAAACTCTTTGCCGACAGCTTCCAGGACTTTAACCGCTTCCGCCATGATCTCGGGTCCGATCCCGTCCCCCGGAAGCAGCGCGATTTTTTTAGGCATGCAAGTTCACCTGCTCCTTCAAGCGCCGGTACTCACGACCAAAAGTATCCATCCGCTTCATAATGATTCGATTGATTGCGTCGATATAGGCTCGGGCACCTGCTTCGAGTGTGTCGGTAGAAACAGCCCTGCCGTTTGCAACAATCTCTCCTTGGCGAAGCTGTATCCGAACTTCTGCCAAAGCGTCATGCCCGCCGGTTACAGAATCGATTTGGTAATGGAGCAGTTCCACCTGCTCGCCGGTAATCCGGTCAATCGCATTGGAGATTGCGTCAAACGCTCCGTTTCCGACTGCCGCCTCCTGCAGCAATCCCTGTTCATCGTCCACCAACCCTATGGTTGCGGTCGGAATTCCCTGGGTTCCACATGACACCTGCATATATTCCAGACGGTAAGCGACCTTTGAGGAGTCAACTTCATACTCCAGAAGCAGAGAGAGGATATCTTCGTCTGTAACATATTTTTTCTTGTCACAAAGCTCCTTGAATTTCCTGAACACGACATTCAGCGCTTCTCCGTCCAGTTCGTAGCCAAGAGAAGTGATATGATCCTTGAAAGCGTGGCGTCCCGAATGTTTCCCCAACACCAGCTTGGTATCCGCCATGCCGACCGTTTCCGGCCGGATGATTTCGTAAGTGGACTTCTCCTTGAGCATGCCGTCCTGGTGAATGCCCGACTCGTGCGCAAACGCATTGGCGCCTACAATCGCCTTGTTGGGCTGTACCACCATACCGGTCAGCTTGGAAACCAAACGGCTGGTGCGGGCGATTTGTGACAGATCAAATCCAAATGTAGCCTGATAGATGTTTCTGCGGGTTTCAAGCGCCAAAGCTACTTCCTCCAGCGCCACATTGCCTGCCCGCTCCCCAATCCCGTTGATGGTGCCCTCAACCTGGTCAATGCCCGCCTCGATTGCCGCCAAAGTGTTGGCGGCTGCCAGGCCAAGGTCGTCATGACAATGGGCGGACAGTTTCAGATTCTCGATTCCTTTTGCGTTTTCACGAATATAGCGGAACAAATTGGCATACTCGGCAGGAGTCAAATAGCCTACCGTATCCGGAACGTTAAATACAGTGGCTCCCGCCTTGGCAGCAACTTCAGCCACCTTTACCAGGAAATCCGGTTCGGAACGCCCTGCGTCCTCCGCCGAAAACTCCACATCCGAAACAAACTTGCGCGCCAAACGGACGGCCGCATCCGTTTGTTCCAGCACCTGTTCCGGCGTCATCCTCAATTTGTACTGCATATGGATCGGCGACGTTGCCAGGAAGACGTGAATCCGGGGATGTTCCGCCCCCTTCAGCGCTTCCCATGCCTGTTCAATGTCGCTTTGGACGGAACGGGACAAAGAACAAATACTGACTCCGCGAACCTCGTTGGCAATCCGCTTGACCGCTTCAAAATCTCCCTTGGAGGAAGCCGCAAATCCAGCCTCAATGATGTCGACACCAAGTCGAGCAAGCTGCCGGGCAATCTCCAATTTTTCCTCTTGCGTCAAGCTTACACCCGGGGACTGCTCCCCATCTCGCAAAGTGGTGTCAAACACATCAATCTTGCGCATGTAACTCCCTCCCAAACGAATTTTATTTTTTGATCCAAGACATCATTTCGCGCAATCTGGCGCCCACTTGCTCAATCGGATGCTCCGCTTCCTGCTGCTTGATCGCATTGTAGGAAGGACGCCCCGCCTGGTTTTCAAGAATCCACTTCTTCGCAAATTCACCGCGCTGGATTTCTTCCAGAACTTTACGCATTTCTTTTTTCGTTTCCTCGGTGACTATTCTGGGTCCCGTCATGTAGTCGCCAAACTCCGCCGTGTCAGAGATGGAGTAGCGCATTCTTGACAAACCGCCCTCATACATGAGATCTACGATCAACTTTAACTCGTGCAAGCATTCGAAATAAGCGATTTCCGGACTGTAGCCCGCTTCCACGAGTGTTTCGAAACCGGCTTTCACCAAAGCGGTTGCACCCCCGCAAAGCACTGCCTGTTCTCCGAACAAATCGGTTTCCGTTTCTTCCCGGAAAGATGTTTCAAACACGCCGGCACGTGTGCAACCGATACCCTTTGCATAAGCAAGGGCGATTTCTTTTGCTTTCCCTGTGGCGTTCTGGTGAACGGCCACCAATCCGGGAACTCCCCCGCCTTGGGTATAAACCCGTCGAACCAGGTGTCCCGGGCTCTTGGGTGCCACCATTGCCACATCCACATCCGCCGGAGGGGCAATCTGTCCAAAGTGGATGTTAAATCCGTGAGAGAACAGCAACATTTGTCCGGCTCTCAGATTGGGGGCAATTTCTTCCCTGTACACTTGACCCTGCCGTTCATCCGGCATCAGGATCTGGATAATGTCAGCCACTTTCGCCGCATCGGCGACCGTCATCACTTCGAACCCATCTTGTTCCGCCTGTGTCCAGGACCTTCCCGGACGTCCCGCCACCACAACTTTGACGCCCGAGTCCCGAAGGTTCTGCGCTTGCGCATGGCCTTGCGAACCGTATCCAACGATTGCGACAGTTTTTCCTCCCAATAAACTCAAATCCGCATCATGGTCATAGTACATTTTCATCGCAGAATCCCTCTCCCATTTTGTATTTGTCTGAGTCAATCAAACTTTGATTTTTGCCAGCTGGCTTCGAACCAATGCTGTAGTGCCTGTTCTTGCTATTTCTTTGATTCCGTATGGGCGCAGCAATTCGATCAACGCATCGTTTTTCTCCCGGTTTCCGGTAGCCTGGATGATCATCGAATTCCGTCCCACATCGACGACAGAAGCACGGAACGGTTCCACAATGCCGGTGACTTCCGCCCGAACCGTGGGGTTGGCCGCAATCTTGATCAGCAGCAGTTCCCGTTCCACCATCGGTTCGTTTGTGATATCCTGCACTTTTATCACATCGATCAGCTTGTGCAGCTGCTTCATGACCTGCTCCAACGTGGCCTCGTCCCCGAGCATGGTAATGGTCATTCGTGACAAGCCCTGTTCTTCCGCCGGTCCAACGGTAAGGCTGTCAATGTTGAACCCGCGTCTGGAGAACAACCCCGCTACCCGAGTAAGAACACCCGGTTGGTCATTGACAAGTACGGACAGGGTATGCCTCATTTTTCCCACCCCTTAACGATCATTTCGTCGTTTCCTTTGCCGGGCGGAACCATCGGGAAAACTTTCTCCGTTTCTTCGACCAGGAAGTCCACAACAACCGGACCGGGATAAGCCAACGCTTCCGCAATTGCCTTCTCCGCTTCCTCCGGAGTTTCGGCTCGAAGTCCCTTTACATTGAACGCTTCCGCAACCCGTTTGAAATCGGGAGCCGAAATCTTCGATTCAGACAGGCGGTTCCCGTGGAACATTTCCTGCCACTGGCGAACCATACCGAGAAACCCGTTGTTGATGACAAACACTTTGACCGGAATATGGCGCTCCGCAATTGTCTGGAATTCCTGGATATTCATTTGCAGGGAAGCGTCCCCGGCAACGCAGACGACAGTCGCATCCGGTTTGGCAAGCTGTGCGCCGATCGCCGCCGGGAAACCGTACCCCATGGTGCCAAGTCCCCCCGAAGTAATGAAAGTACGCGGTTCTTTTGCCCGGTAAAAATGGGCGGCCCACATTTGGTGCTGGCCCACTTCCGTTGTAACAATCGCTTCACTGTTGGTCATACGGTCCAGCAAATCGATTACGTATTGGGGTTTTAATTCCTTCGAACTGTTCTCGTATGACAAAGGATATTCCCGGCACCAGACCTGGACGTCATATACCCATTCGTCACAGTTTGCGTGGGGAGCTTTTGCCAACAGGGCATCTAACGCCTTTTTCACGTCAGCCACAATCGGATAGTCAATCTTCACGTTCTTGCCGATTTCAGCCGGATCGATGTCAATATGAACCTTTTGCGAATGGGGCGAAAACCGTTCCAGCTTGCCCGTCACCCGGTCGTCAAACCGGACGCCGCACGCGATCAACAGGTCGCAGTGGTAAACTGCCATATTGGCCGCGTAAGTTCCATGCATGCCCAACATTCCGACAAATAACGGATCGGACGGCGGAAAAGCACCCAGCCCCATCAGTGTCGAAACCACAGGGATTCCGGTCTGCCGCGCAAAAGCCCGAATCTGCTCGGAAGCGTCCGCACTAATAATTCCTCCTCCGATGTAAAGCAGCGGGCGTTTTGCCTTTGCTATCGCCGCACATACCCGTTCGATTTGCAACGGACTCGGTTCGGTAGAGGGGTTGTAGCCTCGAATAGAAATTTTTTCCGGAAAAACAAACGGTGCAACCTGATTCGATACATCTTTTGGAATATCGACCAGCACCGGGCCCGGACGTCCCGTACCGGCAATATGGAAAGCCTCCGCGAGAATCCGCGGGAGATCGGCTGCATCGCGTACCTGGTAATTATGCTTGGTGATCGGCATTGTAATGCCGAACACATCCGCTTCCTGGAAAGCGTCCCGCCCAATCATGTAGCTCGGCACCTGCCCGGTAATGATCACAACCGGAGTCGAATCCATGTAAGCGTCGGTAATCCCCGTCACCAGATTGGTGGCTCCCGGCCCGGACGTGGCCATTACCACCCCGACCTTGCCCGTTGCCCGTGCAAATCCTTCCGCCCCGTGAATGGCCGCCTGTTCGTGGCGGACCAATACGTGGTCAATACCCGATTCATACAACGCATCATAGATCGGGAGGATCGCTCCGCCCGGATACCCGAAAATCGTATGGACCCCCAATCTTTTCAAGCATTCTACAACCATTTGCGCACCCGTCATTTGGATCGGCACTGTTTGTTGTTCAGGAGCTGTTGTCGCTGCCTGAGGAGTCATGGTTCTCTCCACCTCTCTCATTCTGAATTGATTCAATAAAACTTATTAAAGCCTTACACAGCTTTGGAAACCAGTTCCGGGATTTTCGTCCCCTCTTGCACCGTAATCTTTCGAAACTCCTTGATCAGCATCTCCGTCATGGGGCCGGGTTTGCCCTCTCCGATAACTCGGGAATCCACATCTATAACCGGAATCAATTCTGCGGCAGTACCTGTTAGGAACACTTCATCAGCCACATATACATCATGTCGGGTGAACACCTTCTCTTCACACGGAATTCCAAGACGGTTGCAGATATCAATGATGGCGTTTCGTGTAATGCCTTCCAGAGCTCCAAGGTATGTGGGCGGGGTCATGACTTTCCCGTCTTTCACAAGAAACACGTTGTCACCGGACCCTTCGCACACATAACCTTCATGGTTTAACATCAGTGCTTCCATGACGCCCGCCCGTTGAGCTTCCAGCTTCACGAGCACGTTGTTAAGATAGTTGAGCGACTTGATCTTCGGGTTCAGCGCATCCGGCACGTTGCGGCGGGTCGCAACCGTCACGATCGACAGCCCTTTCTCATAAAACTCCTGCGGAAACAGCTTCAGCTGCTCAGCAATGATAATCACACAGGGTTTTACGCAGCTGCGGGGATCCAGTCCCAGGTCACCCATTCCCCTTGAGACCACCAGACGGATATATGCGTTTGCATAACCATTCTTGCGCAGCGTTTCCACAACTGCGTCTTCCATTTCCTGTGGTGACAGCGGAATCTCCAACAGAATCGACTTGGCGGATTCGTACAGGCGCTTGATGTGTTCTTTCAACCGGAAGACATTGCCCGAGTAGCAGCGAATTCCTTCAAAGATTCCGTCCCCGTATAGGAACCCGTGATCAAACACGGATACAACGGCCTTGCTTTTCGGTACATACTCCCCATCAAGATAGACTAGCGGTTCTGTCATGCTTACCTCTCCTTTGTCTGAATTGTCTGTCTTAATTGCATAATAAAAATCTCTCGCCATAACACCCGAACGCATGGTAGGTTGATCATTTACCCGTTCGAGT encodes:
- the safA gene encoding SafA/ExsA family spore coat assembly protein, which gives rise to MKVHNVQKGDTLWKIAKMYGVPLAQVIAANPQIADPDKIDVGMKVNVPVATEGIVTSDIPTPEGMNVEKYVVQSGDTLWKIAKKTGHSLASIIAANPQIANPDMIMPGQVINIPVHGMDSVLMGPGMHTKEMMTMPKAKMTEVKPIVTAPIPQPAPAPIPVEGPDYHYHLMMLEYHPQYFMQPPVKVEIKQPPKPKMKPMEKPVMTKPCMKVPCPPVYYNPCPPGTYPFLMDECGNLYPYPMYPHGMPYHHSPMHHHGHMYYGPAHHMMPGVRDDGYLQSVREWQAASPALPKPMRGEDGPEAHE
- the crcB gene encoding fluoride efflux transporter CrcB; translated protein: MNFIAVAAGGAVGSLARYVLALVFPIDNVPLFPWPTFLANVIGCFLIGLLFQATGERLTDHHLRLGLGTGLLGGFTTFSTFSLELIQMVRAGQVLLALSYCFASLAVSLAACYWGIRAIRTFQAKFRTKTGDAA
- the crcB gene encoding fluoride efflux transporter CrcB, whose amino-acid sequence is MTWILVAAGGALGAVARWQIGQRLVKLFPLRWPVGTFAVNFFGSFLLGWLSVTRLSHLQWEFLAIGVLGAFTTFSSFSYEAVSMWLKQDRIQTLWYILLTLLTSIAACWAGTLAG
- a CDS encoding MetQ/NlpA family ABC transporter substrate-binding protein, whose amino-acid sequence is MKKWLVPLLSLTLAFSLSACGKKENAETPAPAAGGDKKEVTLKVGATAVPHAEILKFVAPKLKEQGVTLEVKEFNDYVQPNIQVFEKQLDANFFQHVPYLEQENKDRKMNLVKVTGVHIEPFGIYSQKIKKLEELKDGATVAIPNDPTNGGRALALLAKNNLIKLKDGVGIKGTVKDIVENKKNLKIKEVEAAMLPRVLGEVDLALINTNFALQAKLVPTKDALAIEDKESPYVNILVARPDNKDSEAIQKLAKALNTPEVKKFIEDKYQGAVVPAF
- a CDS encoding methionine ABC transporter permease, with the protein product MATIDTLIMLGLSALFTVIIGLPVGVLLFLTSKGQLLENRLFYATASFVVNILRSVPFIILMILLIPFTKLIVGTSLGIQGSIPPLVIGAAPFFARLVETSLREVDKGVIEAAQSMGATHWQIISRVLLPESRPGLIAGITITTVALVSYTAMSGVIGGGGLGDLAIRYGYQRFQTDVMLVTVAILIVLVQILQSIGDWLVLRFSRK
- a CDS encoding methionine ABC transporter ATP-binding protein, whose product is MIQLQDLHKHYIVGKSEVPALSGIHLSIGKGEIFGVIGHSGAGKSTLIRCMNLLEQPTSGRVIVDGVDLTSLTARELQEKRRRIGMIFQHFNLLSSATVGENIAFPLQLARRPKADIERKVAELLKLVGLEQHRDKYPAQLSGGQKQRVGIARALANDPAVLLCDEATSALDPQTTNSILALLRDINRQLGITIVLITHEMHVIRSICDRVAVIDGGQIVETGPVADVFLRPQHPTTKEFVEQVADSMELQETVAHEKAVGDRTIVRITFLGEQTYQPVLFETMMETGASFNILQGTISRMKDTPYGQLVVELDGKKEQIVNTVTALRNRGLEVEVI
- a CDS encoding PilZ domain-containing protein — its product is MQRREHYRIPLNAFCSLQLRKLGNRYMPIGKQFEVVLRNISGGGLCFVSERDIPVSEELIWKFDVNLPEQQLQVYGQLVWKKSTSDQFQYGVKFVFFTDREQRELMSKLYQLQIRSRNQKNMNSDEKPNCRT
- the leuB gene encoding 3-isopropylmalate dehydrogenase, whose product is MPKKIALLPGDGIGPEIMAEAVKVLEAVGKEFSREFTFQSLPIGGTAIDEFGDPLPPQTLQGLKESDAVLLAAVGGPKWDQNPGNLRPEAGLLRMRKELGVFANLRPVKAYEPLLHASTLKEEVLAEVDLLIVRELTGGIYFGDKSRKPHVSGEQATDTLVYTTEEIERIVRMAFVIARNRKKLLHSVDKANVLESSRLWRETVNQVAKDYPDVQCEHILVDNCAMQLIRNPRQFDVLVTENMFGDILSDEAAMLTGSIGMLPSASLGAQVGLYEPIHGSAPDIAGKGIANPLGIILSAAMMLRHSFGWEQEAAIIEQSVQEVLAKGARTADLAGPQDTKVSTSEMGDLIVQAIGCRIPS
- a CDS encoding 2-isopropylmalate synthase — encoded protein: MRKIDVFDTTLRDGEQSPGVSLTQEEKLEIARQLARLGVDIIEAGFAASSKGDFEAVKRIANEVRGVSICSLSRSVQSDIEQAWEALKGAEHPRIHVFLATSPIHMQYKLRMTPEQVLEQTDAAVRLARKFVSDVEFSAEDAGRSEPDFLVKVAEVAAKAGATVFNVPDTVGYLTPAEYANLFRYIRENAKGIENLKLSAHCHDDLGLAAANTLAAIEAGIDQVEGTINGIGERAGNVALEEVALALETRRNIYQATFGFDLSQIARTSRLVSKLTGMVVQPNKAIVGANAFAHESGIHQDGMLKEKSTYEIIRPETVGMADTKLVLGKHSGRHAFKDHITSLGYELDGEALNVVFRKFKELCDKKKYVTDEDILSLLLEYEVDSSKVAYRLEYMQVSCGTQGIPTATIGLVDDEQGLLQEAAVGNGAFDAISNAIDRITGEQVELLHYQIDSVTGGHDALAEVRIQLRQGEIVANGRAVSTDTLEAGARAYIDAINRIIMKRMDTFGREYRRLKEQVNLHA
- a CDS encoding ketol-acid reductoisomerase, with translation MKMYYDHDADLSLLGGKTVAIVGYGSQGHAQAQNLRDSGVKVVVAGRPGRSWTQAEQDGFEVMTVADAAKVADIIQILMPDERQGQVYREEIAPNLRAGQMLLFSHGFNIHFGQIAPPADVDVAMVAPKSPGHLVRRVYTQGGGVPGLVAVHQNATGKAKEIALAYAKGIGCTRAGVFETSFREETETDLFGEQAVLCGGATALVKAGFETLVEAGYSPEIAYFECLHELKLIVDLMYEGGLSRMRYSISDTAEFGDYMTGPRIVTEETKKEMRKVLEEIQRGEFAKKWILENQAGRPSYNAIKQQEAEHPIEQVGARLREMMSWIKK
- the ilvN gene encoding acetolactate synthase small subunit — its product is MRHTLSVLVNDQPGVLTRVAGLFSRRGFNIDSLTVGPAEEQGLSRMTITMLGDEATLEQVMKQLHKLIDVIKVQDITNEPMVERELLLIKIAANPTVRAEVTGIVEPFRASVVDVGRNSMIIQATGNREKNDALIELLRPYGIKEIARTGTTALVRSQLAKIKV